In Asanoa sp. WMMD1127, one genomic interval encodes:
- a CDS encoding adenylosuccinate synthase, producing MPAIVLLGAQWGDEGKGKVTDLLGAQVDYVVRYSGGNNAGHTVITPDGQKYALHLMPSGALSPNAVIVIGNGVVIDPKVLLAEIDGLAERGVDVSRLRISGDAHLIMPHHRALDRVVERYLGSARIGTTGRGIGPAYGDKVARMGIRVQDLLDPGILRKKLELTLREKNQTLFKVYNRKAIDADAVVEEYLAYAERLRPYIAETREILWSALERGEIVLMEGAQATMLDMDHGTYPFVTSSNPTAGGACVGAGIPPTAVTQVIGVAKAYTTRVGSGPFPTELFDENGQHLRKIGAEYGTTTGRERRCGWFDAVVARYAVRLNGITDLVITKLDVLTGLEKVPICVGYEINGEIHSDMPMSQTDFHHAVPVYEEHDGWWEDISKARSFDELPANARSYVERIEQLCGTRVSVIGVGPGREENVVRHELLRAGA from the coding sequence ATGCCAGCGATAGTGCTTCTCGGCGCGCAGTGGGGCGACGAGGGCAAAGGCAAGGTTACCGACCTGCTTGGCGCGCAGGTCGACTACGTGGTCCGCTACTCGGGCGGCAACAACGCCGGACACACGGTGATCACCCCGGACGGGCAGAAGTACGCCCTGCACCTGATGCCGTCGGGCGCGCTCTCGCCCAACGCGGTGATCGTCATCGGCAACGGCGTCGTGATCGACCCCAAGGTGCTGCTCGCCGAGATCGACGGGCTCGCGGAGCGCGGTGTCGACGTCTCCCGCCTGCGGATCTCCGGTGACGCGCATCTGATCATGCCGCACCACCGCGCGCTGGACCGGGTGGTCGAGCGCTACCTGGGCTCGGCCCGGATCGGCACGACGGGCCGGGGGATCGGCCCGGCCTACGGCGACAAGGTGGCCCGGATGGGCATCCGGGTGCAGGACCTGCTCGACCCGGGCATCCTGCGGAAGAAGCTAGAGCTCACGCTGCGGGAGAAGAACCAGACCCTGTTCAAGGTCTACAACCGCAAGGCGATCGACGCCGACGCGGTGGTCGAGGAATACCTGGCGTACGCGGAGCGCCTGCGGCCCTACATCGCCGAGACCCGGGAGATCCTCTGGTCGGCGCTGGAGCGCGGCGAGATCGTGCTGATGGAGGGCGCCCAGGCGACCATGCTCGACATGGACCACGGCACCTATCCGTTCGTGACGTCGTCCAATCCGACGGCCGGCGGTGCCTGTGTCGGCGCGGGCATCCCACCCACCGCGGTCACCCAGGTGATCGGCGTCGCCAAGGCGTACACCACCCGGGTCGGCTCCGGTCCCTTTCCGACCGAGCTGTTCGACGAGAACGGCCAACACCTGCGCAAGATCGGTGCGGAGTACGGCACGACGACGGGTCGTGAGCGGCGGTGCGGCTGGTTCGACGCGGTGGTCGCGCGCTACGCGGTGCGGCTCAACGGCATCACCGACCTGGTGATCACCAAGCTCGACGTGCTGACTGGTCTGGAGAAGGTGCCGATCTGCGTCGGCTACGAGATCAACGGTGAGATCCACTCCGACATGCCGATGTCGCAGACCGACTTCCACCACGCGGTGCCGGTCTACGAGGAGCACGACGGCTGGTGGGAGGACATCTCCAAGGCGCGCTCGTTCGACGAGCTGCCGGCCAACGCGCGGTCCTACGTGGAGCGGATCGAGCAGCTGTGCGGCACCCGCGTGTCGGTCATCGGCGTGGGCCCGGGTCGCGAGGAGAACGTGGTCCGCCACGAGCTGCTCCGCGCCGGGGCCTAG
- the purD gene encoding phosphoribosylamine--glycine ligase: MRVLLIGSGGREHALALGLAASPGVTLIAAPGNPGIAQLAQVQPVDPMNPDAVAALAVEVAADLVVVGPEAPLVAGVADAVRAKGIPCFGPTAAAAELEGSKTFAKEVMHAAGVPTAGSVSTSDPGEVAAALDRFGTPYVVKNDGLAAGKGVLVTDDREAALAHAADCGRVVIEEYLEGPEVSLFVVTDGETAVPLVPAQDFKRIGEGDTGLNTGGMGAYAPLPWAPESLVPDVLDQVVHPTLAEMRRRGRPFAGLLYVGLALTRRGPRVIEFNARFGDPETQVVLALLETPLAGLLRAAATGTLAAEPPLRWRAGAAVTVVIASAGYPESSRSGDLITGADGAGFIHAGTARGADGALVTAGGRVLSATATGADLAAARDAAYALVDRVSMAGAVVRRDIALAAVEGRIEVPD; this comes from the coding sequence GTGCGCGTTCTTCTCATTGGTAGCGGTGGGCGTGAGCACGCCCTCGCCCTCGGTCTCGCGGCCTCGCCCGGTGTCACGCTGATCGCGGCGCCGGGCAACCCGGGCATCGCCCAGCTCGCCCAGGTGCAGCCGGTCGACCCGATGAACCCCGACGCGGTCGCCGCGCTGGCCGTCGAGGTCGCGGCCGACCTGGTCGTCGTCGGCCCCGAGGCGCCGCTCGTCGCCGGTGTCGCCGACGCCGTGCGGGCCAAGGGCATCCCGTGCTTCGGTCCGACCGCGGCGGCCGCCGAGCTCGAGGGCTCCAAGACCTTCGCCAAGGAGGTCATGCACGCGGCCGGTGTGCCGACCGCCGGCTCGGTGTCCACCTCGGACCCTGGCGAGGTCGCCGCGGCGCTCGACCGGTTCGGCACGCCCTACGTGGTGAAGAACGACGGGCTGGCGGCGGGCAAGGGCGTCCTGGTCACCGACGACCGGGAAGCCGCGCTGGCGCACGCCGCCGATTGCGGCCGGGTGGTGATCGAGGAGTACCTCGAAGGCCCCGAGGTGTCGCTGTTCGTCGTCACCGACGGCGAGACCGCCGTGCCGCTGGTGCCGGCGCAGGACTTCAAGCGGATCGGCGAGGGCGACACCGGGCTCAACACCGGCGGGATGGGCGCGTACGCCCCGCTGCCGTGGGCGCCGGAGTCCCTGGTGCCCGACGTGCTCGACCAGGTGGTTCACCCGACGCTGGCCGAGATGCGGCGGCGGGGGCGGCCGTTCGCCGGGCTGCTCTACGTCGGGCTGGCGCTGACCCGTCGCGGGCCGCGGGTGATCGAGTTCAACGCGCGGTTCGGCGACCCCGAGACGCAGGTCGTGCTCGCGCTGCTGGAGACGCCGCTGGCCGGGCTGCTGCGGGCGGCGGCGACGGGCACGCTGGCGGCCGAGCCGCCGTTGCGCTGGCGGGCGGGCGCCGCGGTGACGGTGGTCATCGCGTCGGCCGGTTACCCGGAGTCGTCGCGGTCCGGCGACTTGATCACCGGGGCCGACGGCGCGGGATTCATCCACGCGGGCACGGCCCGGGGGGCCGACGGTGCGCTCGTGACGGCCGGCGGCCGGGTGCTGAGCGCGACGGCCACGGGGGCCGACCTGGCCGCGGCTCGCGACGCCGCGTACGCCCTGGTCGATCGGGTCTCGATGGCCGGCGCGGTGGTGCGGCGCGACATCGCGCTGGCCGCGGTCGAGGGCCGGATCGAGGTTCCCGACTAG
- a CDS encoding zinc finger domain-containing protein, with product MPEGHTIHRLAARHRSLFAGQRVALSSPQGRFAEGAALLSGTVLASAEACGKHLLHHYASGLTVHVHLGLYGQVTDGVGAPPPPVGQIRMRMVGGGHWLDLRGPTDCSVLSPPEVRALRARLGADPLRPDADPSAAIARISRSNAPIAALLLDQSIFAGVGLVYASEALFRAAIGPTRPGRSLSAEQIGALWTDLRGLMAEGVTRGRIDTVHSAHLPEAMGRAPRVDRHGGEVYVYRRTGQPCLICGTPVARAGLAGRNSYWCPTCQASGSRRPTQSRAQKGSA from the coding sequence ATGCCGGAAGGTCACACGATTCATCGGTTGGCGGCCCGGCATCGCTCGCTCTTCGCCGGCCAGCGGGTCGCGCTGAGCAGTCCACAGGGGCGCTTCGCGGAGGGCGCGGCGCTCCTGTCCGGGACGGTGTTGGCGTCGGCCGAGGCCTGTGGGAAGCATCTGCTGCACCACTACGCGTCGGGTTTGACGGTGCACGTGCATCTCGGGCTCTACGGGCAGGTGACCGACGGCGTGGGGGCGCCGCCACCGCCGGTCGGGCAGATCCGGATGCGGATGGTGGGCGGCGGGCATTGGCTCGACCTGCGCGGCCCGACGGACTGCTCGGTGCTCTCGCCGCCGGAGGTTCGTGCCTTGCGGGCCCGGCTCGGCGCGGACCCGCTGCGTCCGGACGCCGATCCGTCGGCCGCGATCGCCCGGATCTCGCGCAGCAACGCCCCGATCGCGGCGCTGCTGCTCGACCAGTCGATCTTCGCCGGCGTCGGCCTGGTGTACGCGAGTGAGGCGCTCTTCCGGGCGGCGATCGGCCCGACCCGGCCGGGGCGGTCGCTCTCGGCCGAGCAGATCGGAGCACTCTGGACCGACCTGCGCGGGTTGATGGCCGAGGGCGTGACGCGGGGCCGGATCGACACGGTGCACAGCGCGCACCTGCCGGAGGCGATGGGCCGCGCGCCCCGCGTCGACCGGCACGGCGGCGAGGTCTACGTCTACCGGCGGACCGGCCAACCGTGCCTGATCTGCGGCACCCCGGTCGCCCGGGCCGGGTTGGCCGGGCGGAACTCCTATTGGTGCCCGACGTGTCAGGCGTCGGGGTCGCGCAGGCCGACGCAGTCCAGGGCCCAGAAGGGCTCGGCGTAG
- a CDS encoding N-acetyltransferase: MTLSIREETADDAAAVHRIHAAAFGDELVPRLVTALRQHPAAYPARGWVAEVDGEVVGHVMLTASWLDAPRKLVDVLVLSPLGVLPPHQRRGIGTLLVARAIEEADKAGAPLLFLEGDPAYYRERGFHPGEPLGLRKPSLRIPDAAFQVVTLSAYEPWMTGTLVYAEPFWALDCVGLRDPDA; this comes from the coding sequence TTGACCCTCTCCATCCGGGAAGAGACCGCCGACGACGCCGCGGCCGTGCACCGCATCCACGCCGCCGCCTTCGGAGACGAGCTGGTTCCACGGCTCGTCACCGCGCTACGACAGCACCCGGCGGCCTACCCGGCGCGCGGCTGGGTGGCGGAGGTCGACGGCGAGGTCGTCGGCCATGTCATGCTCACCGCCTCCTGGCTCGACGCGCCCCGGAAGCTGGTCGACGTGCTGGTGCTCTCCCCGCTCGGCGTCCTCCCGCCACACCAGCGGCGCGGCATCGGGACGCTGCTGGTCGCCCGCGCGATCGAAGAGGCCGACAAGGCCGGCGCTCCGCTGCTGTTCCTGGAGGGCGACCCCGCCTACTACCGCGAGCGCGGCTTCCACCCGGGCGAACCGCTCGGCTTGCGCAAGCCCAGCCTGCGCATCCCCGACGCCGCGTTCCAGGTGGTCACGCTCAGCGCCTACGAACCCTGGATGACCGGCACCCTCGTCTACGCCGAGCCCTTCTGGGCCCTGGACTGCGTCGGCCTGCGCGACCCCGACGCCTGA
- a CDS encoding polysaccharide biosynthesis protein, with translation MSALTRQPATKSSARSRRIATAGAAVAIAGALTNALGYLVPVIGARQLSSADLSALATVLGLTAIASVPGLGLQIAIAVHRARNGAGRTAGISLATTVVGGGALLILAPVLVPLFDLPAIYTLLAALATVPTVLAGRWLGELQGDQRFLRLAAGMAVLAVGRYAGLIAGLVAGAGLTASLVTGAIVAWLVPPALWVLSRSRKPHVADPIRAREVLTAFSATLAMLVASYADLLLARHLLTPDASGAYSVGTVLTKGALWAPQVVTVLALPRLAQGSRRALRKALLLVAKCGAVLVAASAVAGGFAFALAGGADYTHLGRYAPIFAATGALYAVVFVLVNDRVATATRWASAPVWIAIAALVVVAEFIAPHSLTGVMWSALGAAALALLLSATSDLLRKPRG, from the coding sequence ATGTCTGCCCTGACCCGCCAACCGGCCACCAAGTCCTCAGCGCGCAGCCGGCGGATCGCCACCGCCGGCGCGGCGGTCGCCATCGCCGGCGCGCTGACCAACGCGCTCGGCTACCTCGTGCCGGTCATCGGCGCCCGCCAGCTCAGCAGCGCCGACCTGAGCGCGCTGGCCACCGTGCTCGGCCTGACCGCGATCGCCTCGGTGCCGGGCCTCGGCCTGCAGATCGCGATCGCGGTGCACCGGGCCCGCAACGGGGCCGGCCGAACGGCCGGGATCAGCCTCGCGACCACGGTCGTCGGCGGGGGCGCGCTGCTGATCCTGGCGCCCGTACTCGTGCCGCTCTTCGACCTGCCGGCCATTTACACGCTGCTGGCGGCGCTGGCCACCGTGCCCACCGTGCTGGCCGGCCGCTGGCTCGGCGAGCTGCAGGGCGACCAGCGCTTCCTCCGGCTCGCGGCCGGCATGGCGGTGCTCGCGGTCGGTCGCTACGCCGGTCTCATCGCCGGCCTGGTCGCCGGCGCCGGCCTGACCGCGTCGCTGGTCACCGGTGCGATCGTGGCCTGGCTGGTGCCGCCGGCGCTGTGGGTGCTCAGCCGCAGCCGAAAGCCGCACGTCGCCGATCCGATCCGGGCGCGCGAGGTGCTTACCGCGTTCTCGGCGACGCTGGCGATGCTGGTCGCCTCGTACGCCGATCTCCTGCTCGCCCGGCACCTGCTCACGCCCGACGCGTCCGGGGCGTACTCCGTCGGCACCGTCCTCACCAAGGGCGCTCTGTGGGCCCCGCAGGTGGTCACCGTGCTCGCCCTGCCCCGGCTGGCGCAGGGCAGTCGCCGCGCCCTGCGCAAGGCGCTCCTACTAGTGGCGAAATGCGGCGCCGTCCTCGTGGCGGCGTCCGCGGTGGCCGGCGGGTTCGCGTTCGCCCTGGCCGGCGGCGCGGACTACACCCACCTGGGCCGCTACGCTCCGATCTTCGCGGCGACCGGCGCCCTCTATGCCGTCGTCTTCGTGCTGGTCAACGACCGCGTCGCCACCGCGACCAGATGGGCGTCGGCGCCGGTCTGGATCGCGATCGCCGCCCTGGTCGTGGTGGCGGAGTTCATCGCGCCGCACAGCCTCACCGGCGTCATGTGGAGCGCATTGGGCGCCGCCGCGCTCGCGCTCCTGCTGAGCGCGACCAGCGACCTGCTCCGCAAACCGCGCGGCTAG